The Gemmatimonadota bacterium genome has a window encoding:
- a CDS encoding site-specific DNA-methyltransferase: MRLYHDDDQSRLWLGDARRMDPIPDECAGLVLTCPPWWESGDYGHPDQIGFGQTYPDFLASLSEVWAQCYRCLMPGRAIIVWIADLLWRDEPVALAADTHRSLQEAGFQYEATWYWFEPGKAVREEPADARVPLGCRPKVHAETILAYRKPGESEAPAPGVVEESRIPSSAWRAGRQAVWTPDDNLEHPYRRLIRLWSYAGDTVLDPFAGQGTIALAARALGRRSISVELNPDSCRHITSLLSQPHMPFSASRRRR, from the coding sequence ATGCGCCTTTACCACGATGACGACCAGTCCCGGCTCTGGCTAGGCGACGCGCGCAGGATGGACCCGATTCCCGACGAGTGCGCCGGGCTGGTCCTGACCTGTCCGCCCTGGTGGGAGAGCGGCGACTACGGCCACCCGGACCAGATCGGTTTCGGCCAGACCTATCCGGACTTCCTGGCCTCGCTTTCCGAGGTGTGGGCGCAGTGTTACCGGTGCCTCATGCCCGGCAGGGCGATTATCGTCTGGATCGCCGACCTGCTCTGGCGGGATGAACCGGTCGCCCTTGCGGCGGATACGCACCGCAGTCTGCAGGAGGCGGGATTTCAGTACGAGGCCACCTGGTACTGGTTCGAACCGGGGAAGGCGGTGCGGGAGGAACCGGCGGATGCCCGCGTTCCGCTCGGATGCCGGCCCAAGGTGCACGCCGAGACCATCCTGGCCTACCGGAAGCCCGGCGAATCCGAAGCACCGGCGCCCGGCGTCGTGGAAGAAAGCAGAATTCCCTCTTCAGCATGGCGGGCGGGCCGCCAGGCCGTCTGGACGCCCGACGATAACCTCGAACATCCCTACAGGCGCTTGATCCGCCTCTGGTCATACGCGGGCGATACGGTCCTGGACCCCTTTGCCGGGCAGGGCACGATCGCCCTGGCCGCACGCGCGCTCGGGCGCCGCAGCATCTCCGTGGAACTGAACCCCGATTCCTGCCGGCACATCACGTCGCTTCTCTCGCAGCCTCACATGCCGTTTTCGGCGAGCAGGCGCCGCAGGTAG
- a CDS encoding TIM barrel protein: protein MQESRRRAPRPGDLRVHRPVERPGQGHERLSLPAGKPVPRPAAAGCRFPHRSAVQRHALHRRHAASHAGRGRAGVRHGAAEPVPTPAPGGPRSAGRPGRIHGRGRRHRRPDQPEHTQQGDRIAADRHRLRRQPRPRGPHQGGHRPDPPLGGPVLPPDRSLPARPRDHLGSPAADDRSAGYPHGGFRGICPDARGWRHPVPRLFLQEDLSAGGTAGLSRVPLQRVHRGTRVPGRQTDRGATQGDVSERRYHPFPAAHLSLQPYGHRLRHPALPVLRQAPPRSPRAADPKPTRSQTHGRRVRHGLFPGAVLYDGRRPGRREKGRHAVIKLGCMSLSYGHAISEGRMDLFEFIDHAREMGLDGIDIHTRALESEDDAYLRDVRMRCLQRGLAISYLGISNNFGKPPGEIAAEIQMVKHWIDVAARLNVPLVRIFAAWDREDTPARVTWSRMIYGISEVVDHGAARGVAVGLHNHNHGCVTRTGDDVVRILNQVDRPTFTHILDTGQYAGSPGASGSRGNPDPAYDFYGSMEKSAPYAAHVRAKFYRIQSGEEEWLDYPRILGILKQVGFNGWMSVVYEGQDVEAEEIAVPKAVAYLRRLLAENGM, encoded by the coding sequence ATGCAGGAATCCCGACGCCGCGCACCTCGACCAGGCGATCTGCGAGTCCATCGCCCGGTTGAGCGACCTGGCCAGGGTCATGAACGCCTATCCCTCCCTGCTGGAAAGCCAGTCCCTCGGCCAGCAGCGGCGGGATGCCGCTTCCCTCATCGAAGCGCTGTCCAACGCCACGCTCTTCACCGTCGACATGCTGCTTCCCATGCGGGCCGCGGTCGGGCAGGTGTACGTCATGGCGCGGCTGAACCTGTTCCGACTCCTGCACCAGGTGGTCCAAGAAGCGCTGGGCGGCCGGGACGAATTCACGGCCGTGGAAGACGCCATCGGCGCCCGGATCAGCCAGAGCATACACAACAAGGTGATCGAATCGCTGCTGATCGCCATCGTCTGCGACGACAACCTCGGCCGCGCGGTCCGCATCAAGGCGGCCACCGCCCTGACCCACCTCTGGGAGGACCGGTTCTCCCGCCGGATCGAAGCCTTCCTGCCCGTCCTCGAGACCACCTGGGAAGCCCGGCGGCAGACGACCGTTCAGCTGGGTACCCTCATGGGGGTTTCCGAGGTATTTGCCCTGATGCGCGCGGGTGGCGACATCCGGTTCCTCGACTATTTCTCCAGGAAGACCTGTCCGCCGGAGGAACTGCAGGCCTTTCGAGAGTTCCTCTTCAGCGTGTCCACCGAGGAACTCGAGTCCCTGGGCGACAAACTGATCGAGGGGCAACACAGGGAGACGTATCCGAGCGTCGATACCACCCTTTCCCTGCCGCCCACCTATCTCTACAACCATACGGCCACCGACTTCGTCACCCAGCTCTACCTGTTCTTCGTCAAGCGCCACCTCGAAGCCCACGCGCGGCGGATCCGAAACCTACCCGGTCCCAAACGCACGGCCGAAGAGTACGTCATGGTCTATTTCCTGGAGCAGTCCTGTACGATGGACGGCGACCGGGCCGAAGGGAGAAAGGACGACACGCAGTGATCAAACTCGGTTGCATGTCCTTGAGTTACGGCCACGCCATTTCCGAGGGCCGCATGGACCTGTTCGAATTCATCGACCACGCCCGTGAAATGGGCCTCGACGGGATCGACATCCATACCCGGGCGCTGGAATCGGAAGATGACGCGTACCTTCGGGACGTGCGCATGCGGTGCCTGCAGCGAGGGCTTGCCATTTCCTACCTGGGCATCAGCAACAACTTCGGGAAGCCGCCCGGGGAGATCGCCGCCGAGATCCAGATGGTCAAGCACTGGATCGACGTGGCCGCGCGGCTGAACGTGCCCCTGGTCCGGATCTTCGCGGCCTGGGACCGGGAGGACACGCCCGCGCGCGTCACCTGGTCCCGGATGATCTACGGCATCTCCGAGGTGGTGGATCACGGAGCCGCCCGGGGCGTGGCCGTGGGGCTTCACAACCACAATCACGGCTGCGTGACCCGCACCGGCGACGACGTCGTTCGCATCCTGAACCAGGTGGATCGTCCCACGTTCACCCATATCCTCGACACGGGCCAGTACGCCGGGTCGCCGGGCGCTTCGGGCAGCAGGGGCAACCCGGACCCCGCCTACGATTTCTACGGCAGCATGGAAAAGAGCGCGCCGTACGCGGCGCACGTGCGGGCGAAGTTCTACCGCATCCAGTCCGGCGAGGAGGAGTGGCTGGACTATCCCCGCATTCTGGGGATCCTGAAGCAGGTCGGTTTCAACGGCTGGATGTCGGTCGTCTACGAAGGGCAGGACGTCGAAGCCGAGGAGATCGCGGTACCCAAGGCCGTCGCCTACCTGCGGCGCCTGCTCGCCGAAAACGGCATGTGA
- a CDS encoding L-rhamnose mutarotase, with amino-acid sequence MQRVGFILKVKEDMIEGYKKHHREVWPEMLEALQDAGWRNYSLFMREDGLLFGYCETPDFEKALARMAETDVNARWQEFMAPYFENLGGKHADENMVPLEQVFYLE; translated from the coding sequence ATGCAACGGGTCGGGTTCATTTTGAAAGTCAAGGAAGACATGATCGAAGGCTACAAGAAGCACCACCGGGAGGTCTGGCCCGAGATGCTGGAGGCGTTGCAAGACGCGGGCTGGCGTAACTACTCGCTGTTCATGCGCGAGGACGGACTGCTCTTCGGCTACTGCGAGACCCCGGATTTCGAGAAGGCACTGGCCAGGATGGCGGAGACGGACGTCAACGCGCGCTGGCAGGAGTTCATGGCACCCTATTTCGAGAACCTCGGCGGCAAGCACGCCGACGAGAACATGGTGCCGCTGGAGCAGGTTTTCTACCTGGAATGA
- a CDS encoding MFS transporter — protein MFVRLGSRWKAARLLSIPDFRNLWISSSIWWQTRWMDELIVGWVVLEMTDSAGMVALVSFCRMAPFMLFGPFFSTVVRYVSYRRLIVNAQFINCIVIGLFWVLALLGHLAFWHVVIGSVLIGLGSAYDWSCRRALIPDLVGKDRTTDAMVLETVPQNISRLIGPLMSGILLEFAGTKGGFLALFLLQVVQIVVIVRLSADTDRKGRKKGRLGPMKDLLLGYRYSRRHPRISGVLIITFIMNAFAFSYQVLLPVFVRDVLFLGPLELGILGAGTGIGSILGIALIDRLGQHYRDGMVFTISSLVNALATLVFALSTSFPLSLIMLILVGVGQTGFGIMQSSIVLRTSSDAMRPRVMGLLVLAIGGGPPGRLLVGGLAAVAGAPLALTICGGIASLGVVSVLWRVGGLRKD, from the coding sequence ATGTTCGTCCGGCTCGGCTCACGCTGGAAAGCGGCCCGTCTGCTTTCCATCCCCGATTTCCGTAACCTCTGGATATCCAGCAGCATCTGGTGGCAGACGCGCTGGATGGACGAACTGATCGTCGGCTGGGTCGTGCTGGAAATGACCGACTCGGCCGGCATGGTGGCGCTGGTCAGCTTCTGCCGCATGGCGCCGTTCATGCTCTTCGGCCCCTTCTTCAGCACGGTGGTCCGATACGTGAGCTACCGCCGGCTGATCGTCAACGCCCAGTTCATCAACTGCATCGTCATCGGCCTCTTCTGGGTCCTCGCCCTCCTCGGCCACCTGGCCTTCTGGCACGTCGTCATCGGCTCCGTCCTGATCGGCCTGGGCAGCGCCTACGACTGGTCCTGCCGCCGGGCGCTCATCCCGGACCTGGTAGGCAAGGACCGGACGACGGACGCCATGGTGCTGGAGACGGTGCCCCAGAATATCTCCCGGCTGATCGGGCCGCTCATGAGCGGCATCCTGCTCGAGTTCGCCGGGACCAAGGGCGGCTTCCTGGCCCTCTTCCTCCTGCAGGTCGTCCAGATCGTCGTGATCGTCCGGCTCTCTGCCGATACGGACCGGAAGGGCCGGAAGAAGGGCCGGCTCGGTCCCATGAAGGACCTGCTCCTCGGCTACCGATATTCCCGCCGGCATCCCAGGATCTCGGGCGTGCTGATCATCACTTTCATCATGAATGCCTTCGCCTTCTCCTACCAGGTCCTGCTGCCCGTCTTCGTCCGGGACGTCCTCTTCCTGGGTCCCCTGGAACTGGGCATCCTAGGCGCGGGCACCGGCATCGGCTCCATCCTCGGCATCGCCCTCATCGACCGACTGGGCCAACACTACCGCGACGGCATGGTCTTCACCATCAGTTCCCTTGTGAACGCCCTGGCCACGCTGGTCTTCGCCCTGTCGACGTCCTTCCCGCTTTCGCTCATCATGTTGATCCTGGTGGGCGTCGGGCAGACCGGGTTCGGTATCATGCAGTCCTCCATCGTCCTCCGCACGTCCAGCGACGCCATGCGGCCCCGGGTCATGGGCCTCCTCGTCCTCGCCATCGGCGGCGGTCCGCCCGGCCGCCTGCTCGTCGGCGGACTGGCCGCGGTCGCGGGCGCGCCCCTGGCCCTCACGATTTGCGGCGGGATCGCCAGCCTGGGGGTGGTCAGCGTGCTGTGGAGGGTAGGCGGGTTGCGGAAGGACTGA
- a CDS encoding type II toxin-antitoxin system VapC family toxin — protein MYLLDTEVVSELRRRKPHQDALEWFLGLAPDQVFLSAVTVGEIQTGIEFARAKDASRAAELESWMGKLMDSQRVLPMDTAVFRVWGRLLYRRWDVRMTDAMIAATAVVHRLTVVTGDPESYDQLGVETLNPYEQGTAVQRSAGHV, from the coding sequence ATGTATCTACTGGACACCGAAGTCGTATCGGAACTGCGCAGGAGAAAACCGCACCAGGATGCGCTGGAGTGGTTTTTGGGACTGGCCCCGGACCAGGTCTTCCTTTCCGCCGTTACCGTGGGCGAGATTCAGACGGGCATCGAGTTCGCACGGGCAAAGGATGCTTCCCGGGCGGCGGAGTTGGAATCCTGGATGGGCAAGTTGATGGATTCCCAACGCGTCCTTCCCATGGATACAGCGGTCTTCCGTGTGTGGGGAAGGCTTCTGTACCGCCGATGGGACGTCCGCATGACCGACGCCATGATCGCCGCGACGGCCGTGGTGCACCGGCTGACCGTGGTCACCGGGGATCCGGAATCCTATGACCAGCTCGGCGTAGAAACACTGAATCCATACGAGCAGGGTACTGCCGTCCAGAGGAGCGCCGGACATGTATGA
- a CDS encoding type II toxin-antitoxin system Phd/YefM family antitoxin yields the protein MGREWQVQEAKAKFSELLETSREEGPQVVTKRGVKTAVLVSIETWERMERSARLGLKDLLLSPEARTESLTPLRERRRTRGAADPADPADPATPADSE from the coding sequence ATGGGCAGGGAATGGCAGGTCCAGGAAGCGAAGGCGAAGTTCAGCGAACTCCTCGAAACGAGCCGGGAGGAGGGTCCTCAGGTCGTGACCAAGCGGGGCGTGAAAACGGCCGTCCTGGTTTCCATCGAAACGTGGGAACGGATGGAGCGGTCGGCCCGGCTTGGCCTGAAGGACCTGCTGCTGTCGCCGGAAGCGCGCACCGAGTCCCTGACACCACTGCGGGAACGGCGTCGAACACGCGGGGCGGCAGACCCGGCAGACCCGGCAGACCCGGCAACCCCGGCAGACTCGGAATGA
- a CDS encoding phytanoyl-CoA dioxygenase family protein, with the protein MTSGTISLGGKVAGPAQIQDWVDTFNRQGFLFLESVLPPDWCGILREDLDYGLRENPNGLNSVSEYMALCHRMFEFSETNRRLFDLEPIVSFAEALVAENCHVIHNNSFKTRPGGSFRWHQDDAPHFLVTDGDPPQNIRLPVLFFTCNYYLTDVTEPEHGGTEVIPGSHLFGRPCPDSLEGTEWEDRIHYNLGPAGSVAMFNNQVWHRGGPNRSDRTRYITQITYARRVIGHKYFPFIDYTMPEHVYRDADPRQKRLFGFLEHGAYG; encoded by the coding sequence ATGACCTCCGGCACAATCTCCCTGGGTGGCAAAGTCGCCGGACCGGCGCAGATCCAGGACTGGGTCGATACGTTCAACCGCCAGGGATTCCTCTTCCTGGAGAGCGTGCTGCCGCCCGACTGGTGCGGAATCCTGCGCGAGGACCTGGACTACGGCTTGCGGGAGAACCCCAACGGGCTCAATTCGGTCAGCGAGTACATGGCGCTGTGCCACCGCATGTTCGAGTTCAGCGAGACGAACCGCCGCCTCTTCGATCTCGAACCCATCGTCAGCTTCGCCGAGGCGCTGGTGGCTGAGAACTGCCACGTCATCCACAACAACTCCTTTAAGACGCGTCCCGGCGGGTCCTTCCGGTGGCACCAGGACGACGCGCCGCATTTCCTGGTGACGGATGGAGACCCTCCGCAGAACATCCGACTTCCGGTCCTCTTCTTTACCTGCAACTACTATCTCACCGACGTCACCGAACCCGAACACGGCGGCACGGAAGTCATCCCGGGATCCCACCTCTTCGGCCGCCCCTGTCCCGATTCGCTGGAGGGCACCGAGTGGGAGGACCGGATCCACTACAACCTCGGCCCGGCGGGCAGCGTGGCCATGTTCAACAACCAGGTCTGGCACCGGGGCGGGCCGAACCGGAGCGACCGCACGCGGTACATCACCCAGATCACCTACGCGCGGCGCGTCATTGGTCACAAGTACTTCCCCTTCATCGACTACACCATGCCCGAGCACGTGTACCGGGACGCCGATCCCCGCCAGAAACGCCTGTTCGGGTTCCTGGAGCACGGCGCGTACGGATGA
- a CDS encoding TIM barrel protein, whose amino-acid sequence MNTIRQSICFGCFNRGDLTPESLIREAARMGYASVEMLPEEHWNLVRDAGMDIAIVVGHASLPDGLNKRENHDRIEDELLANMDQAVAYGIPGLICFSGNREGKSDDEGRDNCIEGLLRAAKAAEEKGVTLCMELLNSKVNHPDYQCDYTDWGVSVCEGVGSPRVKLLYDIYHMQIMEGDLIRTIRDNIAHIGHFHTAGNPGRNDLDETQEIYYPPVMRAIAETGYAGFVGHEFVPLGDPLAAMQAAYDTCNV is encoded by the coding sequence ATGAACACCATCAGGCAGTCCATCTGTTTCGGCTGTTTCAACCGGGGCGACCTGACCCCGGAATCGCTTATCCGGGAAGCGGCGCGTATGGGCTACGCATCCGTCGAGATGCTGCCGGAAGAGCACTGGAACCTGGTGCGCGACGCGGGCATGGACATCGCCATCGTCGTGGGCCATGCTTCCCTGCCCGACGGGTTGAACAAGCGGGAGAACCACGACCGTATCGAGGACGAACTGCTGGCCAACATGGACCAGGCCGTCGCGTACGGCATACCCGGCCTGATCTGCTTCTCGGGCAACCGGGAGGGAAAGTCCGACGACGAAGGCCGAGACAACTGCATCGAGGGCCTGCTGCGCGCCGCGAAGGCCGCCGAAGAGAAGGGCGTCACCCTGTGCATGGAACTGCTCAACAGCAAGGTGAACCACCCGGACTACCAGTGCGATTACACGGACTGGGGCGTGTCCGTCTGCGAGGGGGTCGGCTCGCCGCGGGTCAAGCTGCTCTACGACATCTACCACATGCAGATCATGGAAGGCGACCTGATCCGGACCATCCGGGACAACATCGCGCACATCGGGCACTTCCACACGGCGGGCAACCCCGGCCGGAACGACCTCGACGAGACCCAGGAGATCTACTACCCGCCCGTCATGCGCGCCATCGCCGAGACCGGCTACGCGGGGTTCGTGGGCCACGAGTTCGTGCCCCTGGGCGACCCGCTGGCCGCGATGCAGGCGGCCTATGACACGTGCAATGTCTGA
- a CDS encoding DUF4065 domain-containing protein, which translates to MTAMPAMLVSEQILFERSALNIPTDPMQVLKLVYLSHGWVLGIHSEPLIGEPVEAWTYGPVVPSVYFTYKRFGRNPITDDTQDVSFGFTDEQLYIIRAVLDLYKDTPGATLSAITHKKGSPWDITFHKYGTGSIIPNDLIKNYYKALIGNQQ; encoded by the coding sequence ATGACTGCCATGCCTGCTATGCTCGTATCAGAGCAGATTCTTTTCGAAAGGTCTGCGCTTAACATACCAACCGATCCTATGCAGGTACTCAAACTGGTATACCTGTCTCATGGTTGGGTGTTAGGGATACACAGCGAGCCGTTGATCGGTGAACCGGTGGAAGCATGGACTTACGGGCCGGTTGTGCCGAGTGTGTATTTCACGTATAAGCGCTTCGGCAGAAACCCCATAACAGACGACACGCAGGATGTGAGTTTCGGTTTTACGGATGAGCAACTGTATATCATACGAGCGGTACTGGATCTATACAAAGATACTCCGGGTGCGACCTTGTCGGCTATCACACATAAAAAGGGTAGTCCCTGGGATATCACATTCCATAAATACGGAACCGGTTCGATTATACCCAATGACCTTATAAAGAACTACTACAAAGCCCTGATCGGAAATCAACAGTGA
- a CDS encoding amidohydrolase, which translates to MIVDTHVHVWEIDPPRYPVGPTAPTWTAEPDEPGTADELIEDMDANGVDASVLVQTSWSTWDNGYMSDSVDRFPDRFVGHGLIDPQDTEGNAEQVRYWMEDRGLVGFRFHPFYYPDEQILVAEGNRAMWEELAARDAVVQFHMKPGDTPQVDEIARRHPDMTLIIDHMGYPDPETGMEVFQPILDLARHDRMFVKISDVKGRSREPFPFRDMHPFVRALLDAFGVERAMWGTGYPGNHRVKHNWLSLADELRLVREGYDFLTSAEKDRLLGGTAEEVWGLGD; encoded by the coding sequence ATGATCGTCGATACCCACGTACACGTCTGGGAGATCGACCCGCCCCGGTACCCGGTGGGGCCCACCGCGCCGACGTGGACGGCGGAACCGGACGAGCCCGGCACGGCCGACGAGTTGATCGAGGACATGGACGCCAACGGGGTGGATGCAAGCGTGCTGGTGCAGACGTCGTGGTCGACCTGGGACAACGGGTACATGTCCGATTCCGTGGACCGGTTTCCGGACCGGTTCGTGGGGCACGGCCTGATCGACCCACAGGATACCGAAGGGAACGCGGAGCAGGTCCGGTACTGGATGGAGGACCGGGGGCTGGTCGGTTTCCGTTTCCACCCCTTCTACTATCCGGACGAGCAGATTCTCGTGGCTGAGGGCAACCGGGCCATGTGGGAGGAACTCGCCGCACGGGACGCGGTGGTCCAGTTCCACATGAAGCCCGGGGACACCCCACAGGTTGACGAGATTGCCCGGCGCCATCCGGACATGACGCTGATCATCGACCACATGGGATATCCCGACCCGGAAACCGGGATGGAGGTTTTTCAGCCCATACTCGACCTCGCCCGGCACGACCGGATGTTCGTGAAGATATCGGACGTGAAGGGACGGTCTCGGGAGCCTTTCCCCTTCCGCGACATGCACCCATTTGTCCGCGCGCTCCTGGACGCCTTTGGAGTGGAACGGGCTATGTGGGGCACCGGGTACCCGGGCAATCACAGGGTGAAGCACAACTGGCTTTCGCTGGCCGACGAGCTTCGACTGGTCCGGGAGGGGTACGACTTCCTTACGAGTGCGGAGAAAGACCGGTTGCTGGGGGGTACGGCGGAGGAGGTGTGGGGACTGGGGGACTGA
- a CDS encoding clan AA aspartic protease, with the protein MGTIHARVRITNPADARKYWEGLFQVGTGVTDTLVPRPYLESIGLKPRSTRVYTLADGSEISVDITVATLEVMGEKVGGTVIFGEPGAEPQLGTTALLSAGVEVDPVNQCLKKLPSVRLKTVA; encoded by the coding sequence ATGGGTACGATCCATGCCCGGGTCAGGATCACCAACCCCGCGGATGCACGGAAGTACTGGGAGGGACTGTTCCAGGTGGGCACAGGCGTCACCGACACTCTCGTCCCTCGGCCGTATCTTGAAAGTATCGGTCTGAAGCCAAGGTCGACACGCGTTTATACGCTGGCAGACGGCAGCGAGATTTCGGTGGATATCACCGTGGCTACGCTCGAAGTGATGGGCGAAAAAGTCGGTGGAACGGTGATCTTTGGCGAACCAGGTGCCGAACCACAACTCGGTACTACCGCGCTGTTATCTGCGGGCGTTGAAGTGGATCCGGTCAATCAATGTTTGAAGAAACTCCCATCCGTCCGACTGAAGACCGTAGCGTAA
- a CDS encoding amidohydrolase family protein: MFEETPIRPTEDRSVIKRTTMVIDIHAHVYRWPVLKKRNNGRTMMSAEEQVRRMDEKGIDKAVILPLTSAEVIGEPQSMGEVFDICRLYPGRFIPFCDFDVRRCDLDSVDAFRDVLDQYVARGARGVGELTSRVYWDDPRLWNLFAACEDVGLPVTFHTSPPEAVTYGLIDELGFPRFEKALQRFPNLRFFGHSASFWSEISGDLTADGKEGYSRTPVAPGGTLLRLFRTYPNLCGDLSAGSGFNALTRDPAFTFEFLDEFQDRLLLGLDHTDAELDFQHIEWIRARRDEGHIAPDVCEKILWRNADRILGLGIAEGR, from the coding sequence ATGTTTGAAGAAACTCCCATCCGTCCGACTGAAGACCGTAGCGTAATAAAAAGGACCACCATGGTCATCGACATACACGCCCACGTCTACCGCTGGCCGGTGCTGAAGAAACGCAATAACGGCCGGACCATGATGTCGGCCGAAGAGCAGGTCCGGCGCATGGACGAGAAGGGGATCGACAAGGCGGTGATCCTGCCGCTCACGTCCGCCGAGGTGATCGGGGAACCGCAGAGCATGGGCGAGGTCTTCGACATCTGCCGGCTCTATCCCGGGCGGTTCATCCCCTTCTGCGATTTCGACGTGCGCAGGTGCGACCTGGACAGCGTGGACGCGTTCCGCGATGTGCTGGATCAGTACGTGGCCCGCGGTGCCAGGGGCGTGGGGGAACTGACCAGCCGGGTGTACTGGGACGATCCCCGGCTATGGAATCTCTTCGCCGCGTGCGAGGACGTGGGCCTGCCGGTGACCTTCCATACCTCGCCGCCGGAAGCGGTCACGTACGGACTGATCGACGAACTGGGATTTCCGCGGTTCGAAAAGGCCCTGCAGCGGTTTCCGAACCTGCGCTTCTTCGGACACAGCGCCTCCTTCTGGAGCGAGATCAGCGGCGACCTGACGGCCGACGGGAAGGAAGGCTATTCCAGGACGCCGGTCGCGCCCGGCGGTACTTTGCTCCGGCTGTTCAGGACCTATCCCAACCTGTGCGGCGACCTGTCGGCGGGCTCCGGTTTCAATGCCCTGACCCGCGACCCGGCCTTCACCTTCGAGTTCCTGGACGAATTCCAGGACCGCCTGTTGCTCGGACTCGATCACACGGACGCCGAGCTCGATTTCCAGCATATCGAGTGGATCCGTGCCCGGCGGGACGAGGGGCACATCGCCCCCGATGTGTGTGAGAAGATCCTCTGGCGCAACGCCGACCGGATCCTCGGACTGGGCATCGCGGAAGGGCGCTGA
- a CDS encoding amino acid permease translates to MSDAQRDARSDSFGEETELKRDLGPVTATTVIIGGIVGSGIFAGPAIVAGYVGTSGWNLLVWVICAFMAFCGALTFAELGGMMPRSGGLYVFLKEAYGRLWSFLFGWTSLLVIRPCDLAAISIVFSTYLGYFVSQFSPYPDWAMRVVAIIALIILAFINYLGVRFGGLVQNLSSFLKVGGLLLMVALAFGITPDTSNFQPAWPSDSTLTIGFLSMVSLGMMASFGAYDGWDGSTYVAEEIKNPRRWVPLSIILGLAITTVVYLLVNSAYLLVLSNEGVAESERVASETMQSLVGPIGAAFIAATAMISTFGTVNAGMLTGPRVFFAMAREKMFFSWVARVHPRYRTPANAVVFLAVVGILNIIFLGDWGAIIAARTGSLWLFYITTTFSVFIFRRTRPDVPRPYRTLGYPVTPAIFVLIGVIFFVSIVISDPGNTLIGLTITSLGIPAYWLWMRNRRNEESGEDSGEGSAEGSGKDR, encoded by the coding sequence ATGAGCGATGCTCAGAGGGACGCCCGATCCGATTCCTTCGGGGAAGAGACCGAACTCAAGCGGGACCTGGGACCGGTCACGGCGACGACTGTCATTATTGGTGGGATCGTCGGTTCCGGCATCTTCGCGGGTCCCGCCATCGTGGCCGGATACGTGGGTACTTCCGGCTGGAACCTCCTGGTCTGGGTCATTTGCGCCTTCATGGCCTTCTGCGGTGCGTTGACTTTCGCCGAACTGGGCGGCATGATGCCCCGTTCAGGCGGCCTGTACGTATTTCTGAAGGAAGCCTACGGGCGACTGTGGAGTTTTCTCTTCGGGTGGACCTCGCTCCTGGTCATACGTCCCTGCGACCTGGCGGCCATCTCCATCGTATTCTCCACCTACCTGGGTTATTTCGTCAGCCAGTTCAGTCCATACCCGGACTGGGCCATGCGGGTCGTGGCGATTATTGCCCTGATCATCCTGGCCTTCATCAACTACCTGGGCGTGCGGTTCGGCGGTCTCGTCCAGAACCTGTCTTCCTTCCTCAAGGTGGGCGGTTTGCTCCTCATGGTCGCCCTGGCCTTCGGGATCACGCCCGACACGAGCAATTTCCAACCGGCCTGGCCTTCCGATTCCACGCTCACCATCGGGTTCCTCAGCATGGTCAGCCTCGGCATGATGGCATCCTTCGGCGCCTACGACGGGTGGGACGGGTCGACCTACGTGGCGGAGGAGATCAAGAATCCGAGACGCTGGGTGCCCCTGTCCATCATACTGGGTCTCGCCATCACCACCGTCGTCTACCTGCTCGTGAACAGCGCGTACCTGCTGGTGCTCTCCAACGAGGGCGTCGCAGAAAGCGAACGCGTCGCATCCGAGACCATGCAATCACTCGTCGGACCGATCGGAGCGGCTTTCATCGCCGCGACCGCCATGATCTCAACCTTCGGCACTGTGAACGCCGGCATGCTCACCGGACCGCGCGTCTTCTTCGCCATGGCCCGCGAGAAGATGTTCTTCTCATGGGTAGCGCGCGTGCACCCGCGCTACCGCACGCCGGCCAACGCCGTCGTCTTCCTGGCTGTAGTGGGCATCCTCAATATCATCTTCCTGGGCGACTGGGGCGCCATCATCGCGGCGCGGACCGGCTCCCTGTGGCTATTCTACATCACGACCACCTTCAGCGTGTTCATCTTCCGGCGCACCCGTCCCGACGTGCCCCGGCCCTACCGCACCCTCGGGTATCCCGTCACACCCGCGATCTTCGTGCTCATCGGCGTGATCTTCTTCGTGTCCATCGTCATCAGCGACCCCGGAAATACCCTGATCGGGCTGACCATCACCTCGTTGGGCATCCCGGCGTACTGGCTGTGGATGCGGAACAGGCGGAACGAAGAATCCGGCGAAGATTCCGGTGAAGGATCGGCTGAAGGATCCGGCAAAGACCGTTGA